The window AGAGAGTCGCGCCTAGAGGCCGGAGGATCATAGAGAGGCTGGAGGGCGAGGAATAGccgtccccgccccccctcctATGAACCGGAAGTTATGACCATAGAGATGGAGAAGCGCAAGCCGGAAAAGGGGAGCGTCGCCAGCAGCACGGCTGTGACTTGAGGACCATGGAAATTTAGCAAGCGCGCGAGAGAGAGCGTCGCCCGCCAGACCGGAAGTGGCGACCATGGAGCCTTAAGGGACAGAGCGTCTCTTGTCAAACCGGAAGCGCGGTGACCATAGTGACGCAGCCAGGGAGCGTCACCTCCTTTGGTCCTCCAAGGGctccagcgccccctcccccatcccaattaGTGCCACCCCCGGTCAGCCCGAATTAACGATCAGTTAGTGACAGAGCGGGGAGGggtctccctggctgcccccactTCAGACCCACCCAGGCCAATTACTGGAATCCTTCATTAGCACTGATGAGCCAGCCCCAGTTAGCTAATTACCCCCCATTAACGagagcccggggtgggggtggggtcattAAGGCaggtgcctggggagggggggaggggggagcgccaGGCTTGATTCATGACCCAGCCAGGGCCAATCAACGCCGCCCAATTAACCCTGGGCTAATTAATGAGGCTGCCGCGCTAATgagcggccagggctggggccgccCAGTTAAGCCGGGCTAATTGAGGAGGCCACGGTGCTGCCCCCCCCAGATCCTCTATCCACCcatcccctcctgcctccccagggtCCCACCTCATCGCCCCCaggcccgctccccccccccccccattgccccaAGCTCCCTTCCCTGGGCCTGCCCCGCTCCTTGCCTCGTGCCcacgcaccccccacccacggcACCCCAGGGGTCGTCCCCCTGCCAGGCCGGTCCCGGGGCGTCCCTGCCAGCCCTGGCGGGGGTGCCTCAGCCCTGGAGATGTGCCCGCGTTTCACGCCAGATGCCTGGCTCAGTCGGACTCTCCAGGGCCGAGCAGGAGGgcaggagccccaggggctccctcTCAGAGGCCACGTGGCCGACCCTGGAGGAAGAGCCGAaccccggggaggggggctgccctGCTAATGGGGCTGGGGCACAGCTCGATGGGTCTAGGTGCTGGGGACAAGTCGACGGGCTCAACCCTCCCCGCAAGCCACCCTTgtcgctcccagccccggccctcgGAGAATCACCAATTTCCAATGCAAAAGAAGCAGGAGCCTGCGGGTCAGCGGCCAGCGCCCACAAACATGGCCCCAGCGCCCCCCGTAAGCCCCAGAGAGCAAAGGAAtcattacccccccacacacacatcccaaatCAGACTCTGGATACGGGGCCGTGTTAGAAAATCATCGGCAGCCTGGGTTTATTTATAAGCATCTCAGAGCGAATATTTATTTCCATGTCTCGGTACAAAACTGGGGAGAGGGGTACGGGGGGAGTTGGGGTAGAGCCAGCCCCCCCAAAATGTAAtagagctctcaccccccaccAGAAGGCTGCTGGTCCCCTTTATTGCACCCCACTAGCCatagctcccccagccccccttctTCAACCAAGCCCCCCATTTTCTGTAACCTCCCCTTCATTCCCTCCATGCAACCCAGCCCCCAAAGCTTCGCTACGCAAAGCACCCCCCCAAATCTCCCCCTCCTATTTTCAGACATGCCTTCTCCTCCCCCATATCCCCCCACAAACTACCCCCCTTCCCATcgctagaggggacaggccctgtgccccattcccactcccctgagccagccagtgccctaccctggggccagatgggagctggtgccccctagaggggacaggccccatgccccatttcctgcccccctgagccagccagcccactgcactggggctggaggggagctgatgccccctagaggggaaattAAGGGGGATCCTTCATGCCTGTGGGGGTTGGTGGtggtgggctgggcagggagtaTGGAAAGGCAAATGAGAATCCCCTGAACCCCAGATTTGTATGGGCCAGGAAAGGGTTATaattttctcttaaaaaaaataggatttgtataaaataaaagcatttaaaaaaattccctcCCACCGTGTCCCTCCAAAATCTGCATGAGTCCCCCACAAGACATAGACCCCCCAAAAACACTCTCACCCTTATTTAGGGGACATATACACAATGGGGCTATGGAAAGGACAGGACTCAACAGTGACTCCCCCTGCTCGTGTGTGTTTTTGGGGTGCCACACTTTTGGGGGGCCATGGAAGGTTAGAGCCCGTGAGTCACTCCTCCAAATGTCACCCCAAAATAGCAGCCAATTTGGGGGAGATAAATGTGGGTGTTTGACATTTTTATGCACCCCCCCCAAAAGAGAGGACCCCATTAGTAGTTGATCCCCAAGGTTTGCAGGATTTGGCTTACAGCTATTTCATTCCCTCTGTACCCCATTTTCTGAAGGAGCACCTCTTTTTATTCCCTCAGTAGAGCAGATTTTGGGGTGCATTTGGGTGAGGACACCCCATAGCTAGACACCCCAGGAGTACAAGTTTGGGGGTACACCTGTTTTATCCAAGGGACCCCTCATACATAGCCCTCCTCCATGAAGCAGATTTTGGGAGTACACCGTCAGAAGAAGGGGGAAATGTATTGGAAGAAGCCGGAAATAGGGACACCCCCATCCCAAAATTGGGGTGGACAGCCCCCTTGGGAATGAGCTGACACCCACTGGTTTGGAGGGGCCGTTTGGGGGCCAATCAGCTCCCTCCCCCAATGGCCACACCCCAATTTTGTCCCTCTTGGGTTCACAGTGTGGGCTCGGACGAACCCCGATATTAACACAGCTGTGGGGAATAGCTCCTTTTGGGGGCTCCCCCAATCACAAGCACCCCCACATACACAGCCTGTTAGGGAGAGGCCACGGGGCCCCCTGACCCTCAAgtaggctgcagggaggggtccCCTGATGCTCCACAATCAaggttggggggggaagggaggggtagTTTAGGGGAGGCGTGTgcgtgggggagagggggatgtgGGGCGTTATCCATTAAGGAAGAGAacaaatggggagggggaagagtgtgaAAGGAAGGGGCGGAGCCTGTCAAAAAGGGGTGTGGACTGCAAATAAGAGGTGGGGCCTATGTAAAAGGGGTGTGGTCTGGAGAGGGCAGGGCTTCCACATGTGGGGGGGGACTAGAAAAGGGGTGGAGCTTGGGAACACACAAGGGGCGGGGCCTACACAACAGGGCGGAGAGGGAGGGTAAAAGGGGCAGAGTCTGAAACTCTGAGGCCCAGTCCCTGCTGCTGAAAGGGGTGGAGCCTATGTGATGGGGAGGGGCTTGAGGAGGGGGTGGAGCTTTTGGAACTCTGGCGCTGTGCACagacagctggggcagggcctataCAATGGGGTGGAGCTTGAGCTGAGAGGGAGGGGCTTACGAGCCTGGGGCGCAGCCCATGGAGCGAaagtggagagaaagggaggagctTGCGGAGCCTATAAAAGAGGGGGGCGGAGCCTGAAGACAGCCAGGGGGTGGAGCCCGATGGGATTAGAGGTGTGGctcccctggctcctcccaccccagaggggcgGGACCAGGATCAGGAATCCTCCTCCATGCTGAAGCTGCTGCGGCGGCTGGAGCCTTTGGAGGCGCCGGGGGAGAGGGACGAGAGCAGGGGGTCGGAGGCCCCCAGGGGCGACAGGGGCCCCCCGTCCTCCATGAGAATGTCCTCCAGGCCCCCatcaacccccagccccagggggaaGCCCAGCCCGGCGTCCCCCAGCTCCTCCGAGGGGAAGGCCAGGTCCAGGAGGCAGGTGGCGGAAGAAGCGGGAGCCGGGGCGCAGGAGGGGCCCCCCAGGAATGGAGGGGGTCCGGGGCCCTCCGGCTTGGcaccctccccagagccccccaggggCAGTAGCCCTGCCGGCGAGGTGAGGGGCAAGCCGTGCAGCTGGGCTTGCATCTCCAGTTCCTGCAGGGGGAGAAAAGGGGTGGTTGGCAGaccgccccctgctgagccccccactgatccaccccactccccaccctcattgtgccccccccagtgcctggccccgcctgccaggggagggcaccccctgcccagccccacctgccaggggagagcaccccttgcccagccccacagagccccctgcagcacagcacccccagagcgcccagccccacctgccaggggagggcaccccctgcccagccccacagcgccccctggctgACCTGCACCCGGAGCTGCAGGCTGCGGTTCGCTTGCTCCAGCTTGCGCTGTCTCAGCTCCATCTCCTTGGAGCGCGCTGCTGCTCCTTCTGCAGCTTGCGGATGTAATCCACGGAGGCCTTCAGGATCGTTCCTTTGTTCCAGCGCATCTCCCTGGGGGCAGAAaaggagcagaggggctgggagccaggactcctgggttctctccctggctctgggaggggagtggggtctagtggttagagcagggggggccgggcccccacccccacccacccctgtcccaCACACACTTACGGGTCATTGGATTTGGGAATGAGGGTTCCCAGCTCCTTGATTCGGTCGTTGATGTTGAAGCGTCTGCGTCTTTCAACTGCAGAGGGAGAAATTGCGGCTCAGATGCCTTGGGCCCAGCCAGCCCGGGGTCCCCCCCACCCATCGTCCAGCCCCCAATTCCTGCCACTCACCCCTCCACGATTAACATCCAGGGATCCCTAAATCTCTTCATCTGCGTCATGTGGCTGGGAGTTCCCCTGGCCAACGTCAGCGCGATTTCTCATTCCAGTGTGACCCACCTCCCCTCTTGGGTGTAATGGGAGGGGGGGTCCTGTGACTTCCCCCCTCAAATATCCATGCCCCCCCCAACTGCAGCCCCTCAAGAAGACTCTACCCACTGCGGGGGGGACACTCACTCAGGTTGTGATTGTCTTTCTTCTGCCTCTCCTTCATCAGCGCTTTGGCTTCATTCTCTGTAACCAGGGAAGAAGGGAGTGTATCAGCGGGACAGACGGACGGGGGTCTGGAAAGACACAGCACCAaccactggggaagggggggggagagtgccccctgccatgcccccccccccaccgccacttCCCAGCATTGGGTACCTGACATCTCTGTCTTGATGTTGGGCAGGTCGGCGGGGCAGGAGTTGCTGACCGGGACGGTTGGGTCCGGGAGCCCCGGGCTGCTATAAATCTCCAGCAGGTTCCCGGCCACCGGCAGCTGCGCAGGAGACAAGGGGTTAAAATTCATGGTGGGGCAGTGACGCCTCCTGGCCTATGGGGGCGCTGTCTGGCCTGGCCACTACCTTGCAGGATGCCTTAAAGGGGCGGCGCCTTACAGGGGCAATGGCCCATCTTGGCAGGGATGGTCCCGCCCACCCAGGCGCCCTTAAAGGGGTGGAGCCTCAGTTGGCCGCCACCCCCAGTCGGCCTTAAAGGGGCAGAGTCCAAACCCACCCCTGTCCGCCTTAAAGGGGCGGAGGCTCAGGCAGCCGCCACACTTAGCCAGGGTTAAAGGGGCAGCGCGCTTGGTTGCCCTTAAAGGCGCAGAGTACAAGCCAGCCACCACCTCCCAGTCACCCTTAAAGGGACGGCGTTCCCTGTCCTACCACCCCAGCTGCGATCTGCGAGGGGCCCCCCCCGACCCTGCCCCCCATTACcgtgctgggcagctgcagccccCCGTCCACGGACATGTAGTTCAGCATCTCGTCATTGTAGCTGGACTCCAGGCTGATGATCTCATCGATGACATCATcgatctggggagggaggggtcatTAGATATGTTTCCCGGGGTAGACGGGAaagtgggtgtccctgtcccccgTCCCCCCGCAGCGTGCAGGGAGCGGGGTAGGTTGGGAGAGGCGGGAGAGGGGctggatggggagcagggatttggggcaggggcacagagtggggaagggaagggggctgggggaatgggggcccggaggggggagggagtttgggggggaatgggggagcagaggggctggatggggagcagggattcagggcggagggggggaccCCACTCACCTCCTTCTCCGAGTTGGAGCCGATGTGCAGCATGGCCATGGGGCTGTTGGGGGCGCTGCCGGGGCCCGAGGCGGGCTGCTGCCgggggggcaggctgtggggctcGGGGGCCGAGGCAGCCTGGGGGGAGCGGGCGGGggccccggggctggagccggccaCGGCCTGGGCGGCCAGCTTGTTGCCCATGGTGGTGGAGAGGTATTGCTTGACCTGCTGCCGCTGGGCCGCCTGGATGTGGTACCGAGTCGGGTTCTCCAGGTGGGTCTGGACCTGGGGGGGCAGAACAGGGGCCGTTAGGGGTgagtcccccctgccccccccttcccagccggCCAGCCCCTGAATGCCAGCTGGGGCCCCCTggagatgatactaaactactcaagatagttaagaccaaagcagattgtgaagaacttcaaaaagatctcacaaaactaagtgattgggcaacaaaatggcaaatgaaatttaatgtggataaatgtaaagtaatgcacattggaaaaaataaccccaactatacatacaacatgatgggggctaatttagctacaacgagtcaggaaaaagatcttggagttatcgtggatagttctctgaagatgtccacgcagtgtgcagaggcggtcaaaaaagcaaactggatgttaggaatcattaaaaaggggatagagaataagactgagaatatattattgcccttatataaatccatggtacgcccacatctcgaatactgtgtacagatgtggtctcctcacctcaaaaaagatattctagcactagaaaaggttcagaaaagggcaactaaaatgattaggggtttggagagggtcccatacgaggaaagattcaagaggctaggactcttcagtttggaaaagagaagactaaggggggataggatagaggtctataaaatcatgagtgatgttgagaaagtggataaggaaaagttatttacttattcccataatacaagaactaggggtcaccaaatgaaattaataggcagcaggtttaaaacaaataaaaggaagttcttcttcacgcagcgcacagtcaacttgtggaactccttacctgaggagtttgtgaaggctgggactataacaatgtttaaaaggggactggataaattcatggtggctaagtccataaatggctattagccaggctgggtaaggaatggtgtccctagcctctgttcgtcagaggatggagatggatggcaggagagagatcacttgatcattgcctgttaggttcactccctctggggcacctggcattggccactgtcggtggacagatactgggctagatggacctttggtctgacccggtacggcctttcttatgttcttatgttatgttcttatgaggggacaggcccctgccccattccccacccccctgagccagccagtccccgccctggggccaggtgggagccagtgccccctagaggggacaggcccctgccccattccccgcccccctgagccagccagtccctgccctggggccgggtgggagccggcgccccctagaggggacagacccctgccccattccccacccccctgagccagccagtccccgccctggggccgggtgggagccggtgccccctagaggggacaggcccctgccccattcccgccccccgaGCCAGGCAGTCCCCGCCATGGGGCTGATGGGAGCCGgcaccccccagaggggacaggcccctgccccattcccgcccccctgagccgggCAGTCCCCGCCATGGGGctgatgggagccggcgccccgtagaggggacaggccccattccccaccccattccccgcAGGGCCCCGGGCTCTCACCTTCAGCACCTCCACCGGGACCTgggcggaggggcggggcagggggctgctgacGGAGATGGCCGGAGTGGGGGGcgcggagttggggggcaggaactgggccgcctgctgctgctcccgccGCTCCTGCTCCTGGGTCTGCGCCCGCATCAGCTGCTGCCGCAGCAGCACCCGCGACGACGAcatgctggggccgggggggtcccctggggctgggggggccggcgGCTGCAGGGGGGCggccggggggctgggagagaCAGACAGGGTTAGAGACATGGGGGGGGCCATGTGCAgaatcctgcccctccccccgtacagccccccaaatcctccccagccccccaaatcctccccccacccgtcCCTGTacgcccccccccatttcctgctccctgtccatgccccctcccacccccattgtcCACCGGCAAATATCGAAGACGACTAAAGGCGGCCATCTTGGATTTAGTCCATGGGGGCGCTGGGGCCaatttgggggtggggacttTTAAAATTGGGGTGAGGGGGCCCTTTGCTCCCTCACTCCCCTTCTCCGCCCCCTGGCGGTCAGagcctggggtgggaggctgccccagggaatggccccctgccccccagccgccATCTGGCATTGGGGTCCTTGCATCCCCATGGGGTTTGCGGGATGTGGGGTGACAGGAGAGGGGCCCTACTAAGAGCCGCCCCAAAGATGGCCGCCTTACCTCCCGGAGATGGGCTGGCTTTTCAGCTCGTAGAAGTTGTCCCCGGCCAAGGAGAAGACGTTCTCTAAGTCAATGTCCGCGACGATGCCCGACTCGGGGAGCAAAGACtcgaggctgggggagggtgggggagacaggGCGAGCGTGAATCCTCGTGCACGGCGCTCGTGCAAATTTCTCATGGCGcatcctctccccgccccctcgTGCCTCCCCGGTAGACAAGAGTTGGCCTTGGGCGTTGGCCATGGGCATTGGCCATGGGCATCATTGTCATGAGGGACTCGCGAGCGCCCCCCAGTGGCTGGTCCCCGCCACTAGacgcctccccaccccctgcccattcTTGCACCAGGCCCTAGGGTGACAACGGGTAGGAGGCAGGGGTAACCCCCCAGAcacaccggggtgggggggacacttCCTGGTTTGAGATTGACCCAGAGAGGGAGACCCAAGGTGATGGGGTTGTGGGGACCCTGAAATGGCAGCTATGGGGGGGTGTCCCCAACGCAGATGGGGGGAGCAGGGTTAACCATCATGGGAACGCATCacaaccccccatcccccaacacACCCCACCTCAGAACACACAACCCCAGATGCAACCTCTactacacacacaccaccacaatACACAGCCACAACACACAACCCCAGACGCAACCCCCACTACCCACCCCACCCAAACACACAACCTACCATCCCCCAACAGACCCCACAACACAATACACAACCTCATAAACAACCTCCCCAACACACATACCACCAGTATACACAGCCACCCTGACAaacacacaacccccccaccccacccctcttggGCCCAGAATGTG of the Mauremys mutica isolate MM-2020 ecotype Southern unplaced genomic scaffold, ASM2049712v1 000298F_np12_obj, whole genome shotgun sequence genome contains:
- the TFE3 gene encoding LOW QUALITY PROTEIN: transcription factor E3 (The sequence of the model RefSeq protein was modified relative to this genomic sequence to represent the inferred CDS: deleted 2 bases in 1 codon); its protein translation is MSHGAGQGARDSDPQRGPPTVYVLLEGPRTAEAVQVLSLESLLPESGIVADIDLENVFSLAGDNFYELKSQPISGSPPAAPLQPPAPPAPGDPPGPSMSSSRVLLRQQLMRAQTQEQERREQQQAAQFLPPNSAPPTPAISVSSPLPRPSAQVPVEVLKVQTHLENPTRYHIQAAQRQQVKQYLSTTMGNKLAAQAVAGSSPGAPARSPQAASAPEPHSLPPRQQPASGPGSAPNSPMAMLHIGSNSEKEIDDVIDEIISLESSYNDEMLNYMSVDGGLQLPSTLPVAGNLLEIYSSPGLPDPTVPVSNSCPADLPNIKTEMSENEAKALMKERQKKDNHNLIERRRRFNINDRIKELGTLIPKSNDPEMRWNKGTILKASVDYIRKLQKEQQRSKEMELRQRKLEQANRSLQLRVQELEMQAQLHGLPLTSPAGLLPLGGSGEGAKPEGPGPPPFLGGPSCAPAPASSATCLLDLAFPSEELGDAGLGFPLGLGVDGGLEDILMEDGGPLSPLGASDPLLSSLSPGASKGSSRRSSFSMEEDS